The following proteins come from a genomic window of Nautilia profundicola AmH:
- a CDS encoding helix-hairpin-helix domain-containing protein, which translates to MVTNKQIADILSKTADLMEIKGENPFKVRAYRNAARILENSAKDFSKLVKEGFDLTKLPGIGHDLSEYIKEIVNTGKFHKLEELQKEIPKGVVELLSIEGLGPKRVKQLYETFGIKNMDDLKKYAYSGELDKLPGFGPKLIEKILKGVKQLKKAGIRFLWAEVEDTANELKDYLLEFEGVETVDIAGSFRRKKESVGDLDILVIAKDYPKVSEYFIKFHKVKEVYSKGLTRSTVFLDNDLQVDLRAVAKESYGAALHYFTGSKSHNIEIRKLAIQKGLKINEYGVYKGNERIASLTEEDVYKSVGLEYVEPELRENRGEIEAAMSNSLPKLIKADDIRGVMENVITKEEVDKAVLNAKKNQFEYLILNVDKDCFLEINEYIANKNRDIKIIRCLTVRVDENGEIEAKEDLLEKADFVCAIMKEAELNSDMQTKRYIKALQNPYVKVLLRPSLREVLKKEGVDLDWDEVFECANKHHKAMEINSNPKYLDLSDVLIKKAIDKNVKLLLNSYHNSFKYGLNQARRGWCEKEDLLNTFSYERIKKFFNF; encoded by the coding sequence ATGGTCACTAATAAGCAAATAGCGGACATTTTATCAAAAACAGCGGATTTAATGGAAATAAAAGGAGAAAATCCTTTTAAAGTAAGGGCATACAGAAATGCCGCAAGAATTCTGGAAAACTCCGCAAAAGACTTCAGTAAGCTTGTAAAAGAAGGGTTTGATTTAACAAAGCTGCCAGGTATCGGGCATGATCTTAGTGAATATATAAAAGAAATCGTAAATACAGGTAAATTTCATAAATTAGAAGAACTGCAAAAAGAGATCCCTAAAGGGGTGGTCGAGCTGCTTAGCATTGAAGGATTGGGTCCTAAAAGGGTTAAGCAGTTGTATGAAACATTCGGTATTAAGAATATGGATGATTTAAAAAAATACGCATACAGCGGAGAGTTGGACAAACTACCTGGTTTCGGGCCTAAATTGATAGAAAAGATCTTAAAAGGCGTTAAACAGCTTAAAAAAGCCGGAATAAGGTTTTTATGGGCTGAAGTAGAGGACACTGCAAACGAATTAAAAGATTATCTGCTTGAGTTTGAAGGGGTCGAAACAGTTGATATTGCAGGGAGTTTCAGGCGTAAAAAAGAGAGTGTAGGCGATTTGGATATATTGGTAATTGCCAAAGACTATCCGAAAGTCAGTGAATATTTTATTAAATTTCATAAAGTTAAAGAGGTTTATTCCAAGGGATTGACACGCTCAACCGTATTTTTGGACAATGATTTGCAGGTGGATTTAAGAGCGGTTGCTAAAGAGAGCTACGGGGCGGCTTTGCATTATTTTACCGGTTCGAAATCGCATAATATAGAAATTAGAAAGCTGGCAATACAAAAAGGTCTTAAAATAAACGAATACGGTGTTTACAAAGGCAATGAAAGAATTGCGTCACTTACGGAAGAAGATGTGTATAAAAGTGTAGGGTTGGAATATGTTGAACCTGAGCTTAGAGAAAACAGGGGTGAGATTGAAGCCGCAATGAGTAATTCTCTTCCGAAACTTATAAAAGCTGATGATATACGCGGTGTAATGGAGAATGTAATTACAAAAGAAGAAGTTGATAAAGCCGTTTTGAATGCAAAAAAAAATCAATTTGAATATCTTATTTTAAATGTTGATAAAGACTGTTTTTTAGAAATTAACGAATATATTGCAAATAAAAATAGAGATATCAAAATTATAAGATGCTTAACGGTAAGAGTAGATGAAAACGGTGAAATTGAAGCAAAAGAAGATCTGCTTGAAAAAGCGGATTTTGTTTGCGCAATTATGAAAGAAGCCGAATTAAACAGTGATATGCAGACAAAAAGATATATAAAGGCTCTTCAGAATCCATATGTTAAAGTTTTACTAAGACCGAGTTTAAGAGAGGTTTTAAAAAAAGAAGGTGTTGATTTGGATTGGGATGAGGTGTTTGAGTGTGCGAATAAGCATCATAAAGCAATGGAAATAAACTCAAATCCTAAATATCTTGATTTAAGTGATGTTTTAATAAAAAAAGCTATTGATAAAAATGTAAAATTATTGTTAAACAGTTATCATAACAGCTTTAAATACGGACTTAATCAGGCAAGAAGAGGGTGGTGCGAAAAAGAAGATTTATTAAACACGTTTTCATATGAAAGGATTAAAAAATTTTTCAATTTTTAA
- a CDS encoding flagellar hook-basal body complex protein — protein MMRSLWSGVSGLNAHQIAMDVEANNIANVNTVGFKYSRTNFQNLLSQTVKSATAPQGDLGGKNSLQIGLGTSVSAVETMFKQGSIQNTDKNTDMAINGDGFFVVSGDGGKTYRYTRAGDFTFDANGNFVDPNGYIVQGWLADPETHTIDTASGVKPISIPPGLTTPANPTSKIAIKANLNSGDHITEMDGTRTTVDQTADINGLYNANGEKIQLTPDVDKITLAIDANNDGTISSTEVYTFTYGTSQTDTDRKFTTIKDLLDEINAIIKDPTGTTPASEYQVYLNGNGQIVDPQNRIKTEDTLSSTNTILENIFKALDGPATSTESMKAVQNSFIGADDVGELFNANGDAFNLEDGQGITVNINGLGETRKFIYQQTPINETEGCGTATGKYQPTNPITSDSMEGLHWTYDSNRERAFFNTNQYIEFTLSDGSTVSYTYGKDFQTIADLCCLLQNDITNRNLDDTIKFENGKITETNDVITGVQVYDSAGNAASTTALQNLQNIFEPLGSGTSTNEFLKNDVYYFHDIQDLAYIWQIAVDDSGDPLNSTTGNSGIVSINDDGQLTIKNTSSNSFNINIGGYPDEEKDNQLFTDAFSPINGSVAAGGTAISQAMNAAVHTTSIDVFDSLGSKHTLTLHFRKTHTSENPNDPTVWKWYAEVPAPSTLDQPAYGYVKFNPDGSINSYNPPSLIFNPNNGSSTGQAIQLDFGTMGKFDGITSFEAPSATSGQTQDGYPGGDLQQLVVDQTGTVIGVFTNGRSYSLAQVAIAKFVNNEGLMSEGGTLFSASPNSGEPIIGTAGTGGRGSIQPSSLEMSNVDLSRSLTQLIVIQRGFQANSKTITTSDQMLNTLLQLKQ, from the coding sequence ATGATGAGAAGTTTATGGAGCGGAGTCAGCGGACTTAACGCTCATCAAATTGCAATGGATGTAGAAGCAAACAATATTGCGAACGTTAATACGGTAGGATTTAAATACAGCAGAACAAACTTTCAAAACCTACTTAGCCAGACAGTAAAAAGCGCAACAGCACCACAGGGTGATTTAGGTGGTAAAAACTCACTCCAAATCGGTCTTGGTACAAGTGTAAGCGCTGTTGAAACAATGTTTAAACAAGGAAGTATACAAAATACCGATAAAAATACGGATATGGCTATAAACGGTGACGGTTTTTTCGTAGTAAGCGGTGACGGCGGGAAAACTTACAGATATACAAGAGCAGGAGATTTTACGTTTGACGCAAACGGAAACTTTGTAGATCCTAACGGATATATTGTTCAAGGATGGCTTGCGGATCCTGAAACGCATACTATTGATACGGCAAGCGGAGTAAAACCTATTTCAATTCCTCCAGGACTTACTACTCCTGCAAACCCTACAAGTAAAATTGCAATAAAAGCAAACTTAAACAGTGGTGATCATATCACTGAAATGGACGGAACGAGAACTACAGTAGATCAAACTGCGGATATAAATGGTCTTTATAATGCAAATGGTGAAAAAATACAACTAACTCCGGATGTTGATAAAATCACTTTAGCAATTGATGCAAATAATGACGGAACAATATCATCTACCGAAGTGTATACATTCACATACGGAACAAGTCAAACAGATACAGACAGAAAATTTACAACAATAAAAGATCTTTTAGATGAAATTAACGCAATAATTAAAGATCCGACAGGAACAACTCCTGCTTCAGAATATCAGGTATATTTAAACGGAAACGGACAGATTGTTGACCCTCAAAACAGAATAAAAACAGAAGACACTTTGTCTTCTACAAACACTATATTAGAAAACATTTTTAAAGCGCTTGACGGTCCTGCAACAAGTACAGAATCAATGAAAGCGGTTCAAAACAGTTTTATAGGCGCTGATGATGTAGGTGAATTATTTAATGCAAACGGTGATGCATTTAACCTTGAAGACGGACAGGGAATAACAGTAAACATAAACGGACTTGGTGAAACAAGAAAATTCATTTATCAGCAAACTCCGATTAACGAAACTGAAGGGTGCGGAACCGCAACAGGTAAATATCAGCCTACCAACCCTATTACAAGTGATTCTATGGAAGGCTTACACTGGACATATGACTCAAACAGAGAAAGAGCCTTTTTCAATACAAACCAATATATTGAATTTACTCTATCAGACGGTAGTACCGTATCATACACTTATGGAAAAGATTTTCAAACTATCGCTGATTTATGTTGTTTATTGCAAAACGATATAACAAATAGAAACTTGGACGACACGATTAAATTCGAAAACGGTAAAATTACCGAAACAAATGATGTTATTACGGGTGTACAAGTATATGATTCAGCCGGAAATGCCGCATCTACTACTGCTTTACAAAATTTACAAAATATTTTCGAACCTTTAGGAAGCGGAACATCCACAAACGAATTCTTAAAAAACGACGTGTACTATTTCCACGATATTCAGGATCTTGCATATATTTGGCAAATAGCTGTAGATGACAGTGGAGACCCTTTAAACTCAACTACAGGAAACAGCGGTATTGTATCTATAAATGACGACGGTCAGTTAACAATTAAAAACACTTCATCTAACTCATTTAATATAAATATAGGCGGTTATCCTGATGAAGAAAAAGACAATCAACTCTTTACAGACGCATTTTCTCCAATAAACGGTAGTGTGGCAGCCGGCGGTACGGCTATTTCTCAGGCAATGAACGCGGCTGTACATACTACAAGCATAGACGTATTCGATTCCCTTGGAAGTAAACACACTCTAACACTGCATTTCAGAAAAACACATACTTCTGAAAATCCAAACGATCCTACTGTTTGGAAATGGTATGCAGAGGTTCCTGCACCAAGTACATTGGATCAGCCTGCTTACGGATATGTAAAATTCAATCCTGACGGAAGTATAAACTCATACAATCCACCAAGCTTGATTTTCAACCCTAACAACGGTTCTTCAACAGGACAGGCAATTCAGCTTGATTTCGGAACAATGGGTAAATTTGACGGAATTACTTCATTTGAAGCTCCGAGTGCTACAAGCGGGCAAACTCAGGACGGATATCCTGGTGGAGATTTACAGCAACTTGTTGTTGACCAGACAGGTACTGTTATCGGTGTATTTACCAACGGTAGAAGTTACTCTTTAGCTCAGGTTGCAATTGCAAAATTTGTAAATAACGAAGGATTAATGAGTGAAGGCGGAACACTGTTTAGTGCTTCTCCGAACTCAGGTGAACCTATTATCGGTACTGCCGGTACAGGAGGCAGAGGTTCTATTCAGCCGAGCTCACTTGAGATGAGTAACGTTGATTTAAGCAGAAGCTTAACTCAGTTAATAGTGATTCAAAGAGGTTTCCAGGCAAACTCAAAAACAATCACTACTTCAGACCAAATGTTAAACACTCTACTTCAATTAAAACAATAA
- a CDS encoding flagellar hook capping FlgD N-terminal domain-containing protein: MAVTSVSNTTTTSSSDYVYNPDSQLDKDAFMKLFLAELQMQDPTDPMDTDKMLEQTAYLSTMEMNDNMQKSLDNLSNVLSTTSQFSTLSAIGKMADTGYRYVNVTDDDNSVNFDLYFGDDIASGNVIIKDKNGNVVKTFPLEAHTKGVLNFDWDLIGDNGERVPSDTYEVSAEYTTPDGKDMTTALGAYPIESVRFENGVPYAKLGSNYLPFSEIQEIYEWQD, encoded by the coding sequence ATGGCAGTAACAAGTGTAAGTAATACAACAACTACATCAAGCAGTGATTATGTATACAACCCTGATTCACAACTCGACAAAGACGCATTTATGAAACTTTTTTTAGCCGAACTTCAAATGCAGGATCCAACTGATCCCATGGATACGGATAAAATGCTCGAACAAACAGCGTATCTTTCAACAATGGAAATGAACGACAATATGCAAAAATCTCTTGATAATCTTTCAAACGTATTATCAACCACAAGCCAATTCAGCACTCTCTCAGCAATAGGTAAAATGGCTGATACCGGATACAGATATGTAAATGTAACGGATGACGACAATAGTGTAAATTTTGATCTCTATTTTGGAGACGATATAGCAAGCGGAAATGTAATTATTAAAGACAAAAACGGAAATGTAGTTAAAACCTTTCCTCTTGAAGCACATACAAAAGGTGTGCTCAACTTTGACTGGGATTTAATTGGTGATAACGGAGAAAGAGTACCGAGCGACACATATGAAGTAAGTGCTGAATACACTACCCCTGACGGTAAAGATATGACTACCGCACTCGGAGCTTATCCGATAGAATCAGTAAGATTTGAAAATGGAGTACCATATGCGAAACTCGGAAGCAATTATCTTCCGTTTAGTGAAATTCAAGAAATATACGAATGGCAGGATTAA
- a CDS encoding diguanylate cyclase domain-containing protein, with product MNVVYADSKITVVTTYKWEPFNMINSNRLEGIGIDFWKLVAKKAGINYKFKVVEKWSDVLNEIKNSNAALTVSTDETEDRKSYAVFSKAYVTYPLVIATKNSIGFIFDIEYLKNKKIAVGRNYTAAKMMYSRYPYLDYVYVNNTDEALNMVKEDKAFAAIDILPVIAYKINKYEFKDLKISGQIPIDFKVRFMLSKKYSYLLSKINSAIEKISYEEKEKIYQKYINPKTKLFFTSNEILFYFLILTSFLIIILLWVYTLIYELKDLKKQRHNNYYTDCDRLTGIFNRKTAIDIIKRKTGNNEKFSLIMFDINNFKNINRFYGHQFGDITLLELVSSVKSFLKKDEVFARIRGGTFLIILNETENDACKRAKNIQDSIKKFDFSIVKDIRCTFVVKTIYFPNGGAEDIVCKLENELKKSKRNSQLFRC from the coding sequence TTGAATGTTGTATACGCCGATTCCAAAATAACTGTAGTGACAACATATAAATGGGAACCGTTTAATATGATAAACTCTAACCGTTTAGAGGGAATAGGTATAGATTTTTGGAAACTTGTTGCAAAAAAAGCCGGTATTAATTATAAATTTAAAGTTGTCGAAAAGTGGAGTGATGTTTTAAATGAGATAAAAAACTCTAATGCGGCTTTGACTGTAAGCACGGATGAAACCGAAGACAGAAAAAGTTATGCCGTTTTTTCAAAAGCATATGTGACGTATCCTCTTGTAATTGCAACTAAAAACAGTATTGGTTTTATATTCGATATAGAATATTTAAAAAATAAAAAAATCGCTGTCGGACGCAATTATACTGCAGCTAAAATGATGTATAGTAGATATCCTTATTTAGATTATGTGTATGTAAACAATACGGATGAAGCATTAAATATGGTGAAAGAAGACAAAGCTTTTGCTGCTATTGATATTCTTCCGGTTATTGCTTATAAAATTAATAAATATGAATTTAAAGACTTGAAAATATCAGGTCAAATTCCTATTGATTTTAAAGTCCGTTTTATGCTTTCGAAAAAATATTCTTACTTGCTTTCAAAAATAAACAGTGCAATTGAAAAAATATCTTATGAGGAAAAAGAAAAAATTTATCAAAAATATATTAATCCTAAAACCAAGCTTTTTTTTACATCCAATGAAATTCTTTTTTATTTTTTAATATTGACGAGTTTTTTAATAATTATACTTCTTTGGGTATATACATTGATTTATGAATTAAAAGATTTAAAAAAACAAAGACACAATAATTACTACACCGATTGTGACCGATTGACAGGAATATTTAATAGAAAAACGGCAATAGATATTATAAAACGTAAAACAGGCAACAATGAAAAGTTTTCATTAATAATGTTTGATATTAATAATTTTAAAAACATTAATCGTTTCTACGGACATCAGTTTGGTGATATTACGTTATTGGAATTGGTTTCATCGGTAAAATCATTTTTAAAAAAGGACGAGGTTTTTGCAAGAATAAGAGGCGGTACATTTTTAATTATTTTGAACGAAACGGAAAACGATGCTTGCAAAAGGGCTAAAAACATACAAGATTCAATTAAAAAATTTGATTTTAGTATAGTTAAAGATATAAGGTGTACATTTGTTGTAAAAACAATATATTTTCCAAATGGAGGGGCAGAAGATATTGTCTGTAAACTTGAAAATGAATTGAAAAAATCTAAAAGAAACAGTCAACTATTCAGATGTTAA
- a CDS encoding flagellar hook-basal body complex protein, translated as MTTSFYNGITGLKSFQYGIDIWGDNIANINTTGYKEQIPEFSTLFSETLNSDPVYSDIGMGSKLSSTAINLDQGSLINTDNPFDVSINGEGWLAVKRYNDTYYTRTGSFTRDAQGYLVDDNGDYLLVANANNLIQNADGSYSVNRSINTDNLISQNTQMSPISLPNNVILPAIATTEATLTSNLNDSDVITTTKPSTTESDFSALYSKDGADLKVRDGDSLVFGFGNPATYQNNIISTELCITDDEADGKDAVYNFTLNGINFNIDMPDGSTKEEIQHALKDAFDQAGIINEITDNGIKISDPNHIILTSENELLPNIAAAKLTYRSEPQNSYEFSTIQDFDNIIQNLANSAYPDATNVYLDDEGRISIDNNSFKTINAYTLNTENSNDLFMNNLGRLGNEIYAGTSAKSYDFLTNTQSFGGKIIEANGQKDTISVTFTKQKVLNNQIVWNGEVSILDPDSNEISTQNFEMTFDSDGHLLSPTQITISSPQNITLNFNMTSYAKTDLATSYSFTQNGVEEGFLKNYQIDQNGQIQALFSNGQMSVLGQIPVYHFQNDQGLESLGGNLFRETANSNKAILYTDQNGNYISGSSIISNTLEASNVDFSQAMTELIVTQKAYSSAAKTVTTSDQMIQRAIDMKKG; from the coding sequence ATGACTACTTCTTTTTATAACGGAATTACGGGACTTAAAAGTTTCCAGTACGGAATAGATATTTGGGGAGATAACATCGCCAATATTAATACGACTGGTTATAAAGAACAAATACCCGAATTTTCAACTCTTTTTTCAGAAACTTTAAATTCGGATCCTGTTTACTCTGATATAGGTATGGGAAGTAAACTTTCTTCAACCGCTATTAATCTGGATCAGGGAAGTTTAATTAATACTGATAATCCGTTTGACGTATCCATAAACGGTGAAGGCTGGCTTGCTGTAAAAAGATATAATGACACTTATTACACAAGAACAGGGTCTTTTACAAGAGATGCTCAAGGTTATTTAGTAGATGACAACGGTGATTATCTCTTAGTGGCAAACGCTAATAACCTTATCCAAAATGCCGATGGAAGCTATTCCGTAAACAGAAGTATCAATACCGATAATTTAATTTCACAAAACACTCAAATGAGTCCAATTTCACTTCCTAATAATGTGATTTTACCTGCAATCGCCACAACAGAAGCGACTCTTACGTCAAATTTAAATGACTCAGACGTAATTACAACAACAAAACCTTCTACAACTGAAAGCGATTTTAGCGCACTTTATTCAAAAGACGGAGCCGATTTAAAAGTAAGAGACGGCGACTCTTTAGTTTTCGGTTTCGGTAATCCGGCGACTTATCAAAATAATATTATATCCACAGAACTATGTATCACAGATGACGAAGCGGACGGAAAAGACGCCGTATATAACTTCACACTTAACGGAATTAACTTTAACATAGACATGCCGGACGGATCAACTAAAGAAGAAATTCAACACGCTCTTAAAGATGCTTTCGATCAAGCGGGCATAATAAATGAAATAACTGATAACGGTATAAAAATTTCAGATCCTAACCATATAATTTTAACTTCAGAAAATGAACTTTTACCGAATATTGCAGCAGCAAAGCTTACATACAGATCCGAACCACAAAACAGCTATGAATTTTCAACCATCCAGGATTTTGACAACATAATACAAAACCTTGCAAACAGCGCATACCCTGATGCGACAAACGTATATTTGGATGACGAAGGCAGAATTTCTATTGATAATAATTCTTTTAAAACAATAAATGCCTATACTCTGAATACAGAAAATTCTAACGATTTATTTATGAACAACTTAGGCAGACTCGGAAATGAAATTTATGCCGGAACAAGCGCAAAAAGTTATGATTTTCTAACCAACACTCAAAGTTTTGGAGGTAAAATCATAGAGGCGAACGGTCAAAAAGACACTATTTCAGTAACTTTCACAAAACAAAAAGTGTTAAATAATCAAATCGTATGGAACGGAGAAGTATCGATTCTTGATCCGGATTCAAATGAAATATCCACACAAAATTTCGAAATGACATTTGATTCAGACGGACATTTACTTTCTCCTACACAAATCACAATCTCATCTCCCCAGAATATAACACTAAATTTTAATATGACTTCTTACGCAAAAACAGATTTGGCTACATCATATTCTTTTACACAAAACGGAGTAGAAGAAGGATTTTTGAAAAACTATCAAATTGACCAAAACGGGCAAATTCAAGCACTGTTTTCCAACGGTCAAATGTCTGTCTTAGGTCAAATACCGGTATATCACTTCCAAAACGATCAAGGTCTTGAAAGTTTGGGTGGCAATCTGTTCAGAGAAACAGCAAACTCAAATAAAGCGATTTTATATACAGACCAAAACGGCAATTATATTAGTGGCAGCTCAATTATTTCAAACACCTTAGAAGCTTCCAATGTGGATTTTTCTCAGGCTATGACAGAATTAATAGTAACACAAAAAGCATACTCCAGTGCAGCAAAAACAGTTACTACAAGCGATCAGATGATTCAAAGAGCAATCGATATGAAAAAAGGATAA
- a CDS encoding 6-hydroxymethylpterin diphosphokinase MptE-like protein — MQKLFEKNINFFYNNLPEYYNLIKNIKSRNYKIVNDNIVNIHTNEKIYPNSIISDSINIAQAPTHNNMWEKKFFTLSPNKWNEKDFPYTGKAINHLINQAESLDSFENENFLFDKTFLPTTAIFGLLAGKHLDVLVKNYNFQSLFVYEPNPEFFAISLYFVDYEYIYKKLGERFFLWVNGTLDYYAIEKFFYERVITSSLLNLIYTTYSHPLINDAKEKFEQIRTAKFRGWGTFEDEIKGVQNHLQNINKYPLLSKRKQLNIPICVVANGKSLENSLAFIKKNKNSMIIVSVGTAINPLLKAGIHSDFHIEQERIDLLEKILYEPLKEYKGYFIGASVVNPKVFTYAKKPLMYIREGFTLSDKNTLIGSSPIVGNSGFAFASMYTKEIYLCGMDLGFRLNERKHPKNSYYDNKNDIAKTGIKIKGNFSNDIYTNSLLLSSKRNIENLIKALNISVYNLSDGAYIEHTTPIKDKSLPKINKSLYIKEIVSTFKITKTALPSLKFAKVIKQLEKSINHKTNNIKELTGMIDFIEDVFKSKNIPEMKILKGSMFHYLFNLYLLAHKLSKKDFQTLLKNINLKEFFPEKLTSE; from the coding sequence ATGCAAAAACTCTTTGAAAAAAACATTAACTTTTTTTACAACAATCTTCCGGAATATTACAATTTAATAAAAAATATAAAATCGAGAAACTATAAGATAGTCAATGACAATATCGTAAACATTCATACAAACGAAAAAATATATCCCAACTCAATAATAAGTGATAGCATCAATATTGCTCAAGCACCTACTCACAACAACATGTGGGAAAAAAAATTCTTTACTCTCTCTCCAAACAAATGGAATGAAAAAGACTTTCCTTATACGGGAAAAGCTATAAACCATTTGATTAATCAGGCAGAATCGTTAGATTCGTTTGAAAATGAGAATTTTTTATTCGACAAAACTTTTTTACCGACAACTGCCATTTTCGGACTACTGGCCGGGAAACATTTAGATGTGTTAGTTAAAAACTATAATTTTCAGTCTCTTTTTGTTTATGAGCCAAATCCTGAATTTTTTGCTATAAGTTTATATTTTGTGGATTACGAATATATTTACAAAAAACTTGGTGAAAGATTTTTTTTATGGGTAAACGGTACATTAGATTACTATGCTATTGAAAAATTTTTTTACGAACGCGTTATCACTTCAAGCCTTTTAAACCTAATATATACTACTTATTCACATCCACTTATTAATGATGCAAAGGAAAAATTCGAACAAATAAGAACTGCAAAATTTAGAGGCTGGGGAACTTTTGAAGATGAAATAAAAGGTGTTCAAAATCATTTACAAAATATAAACAAATATCCGCTTTTATCAAAAAGAAAACAACTCAATATTCCTATTTGTGTGGTTGCAAACGGAAAAAGTTTGGAAAATTCACTTGCTTTTATTAAAAAAAATAAAAATTCAATGATAATCGTTAGTGTAGGTACGGCGATAAATCCTTTACTTAAAGCAGGTATACATAGTGATTTTCATATCGAACAAGAAAGAATAGACCTGTTAGAAAAAATATTATATGAACCCCTTAAAGAATACAAAGGTTATTTCATAGGTGCATCGGTTGTAAACCCTAAAGTGTTTACTTATGCCAAAAAACCTTTAATGTACATAAGAGAAGGTTTTACACTTTCTGACAAAAATACCCTTATCGGATCTTCTCCTATTGTTGGAAATAGTGGTTTTGCTTTTGCGAGTATGTATACAAAAGAAATTTATTTATGCGGTATGGATTTGGGTTTTAGATTAAATGAAAGAAAACATCCTAAAAACAGTTATTACGATAATAAAAACGATATTGCAAAAACAGGAATTAAAATAAAAGGAAACTTCAGTAACGACATATATACAAATTCTTTGCTGCTCTCATCAAAAAGAAACATAGAAAACCTTATTAAAGCATTAAATATTAGCGTTTATAATTTAAGCGACGGAGCTTATATTGAACATACCACTCCTATTAAAGACAAATCTTTACCTAAAATAAACAAATCGCTTTACATAAAAGAAATCGTATCAACATTTAAGATCACAAAAACAGCCTTACCTTCTTTAAAATTTGCAAAAGTCATAAAACAGCTTGAAAAATCTATTAATCATAAAACAAATAATATTAAAGAGCTGACAGGAATGATTGATTTTATTGAAGATGTGTTTAAATCCAAAAACATTCCGGAAATGAAGATTTTAAAAGGCAGCATGTTTCATTATTTATTCAATTTATATTTACTCGCTCATAAATTATCAAAAAAAGACTTTCAAACTTTACTTAAAAATATAAATCTAAAAGAATTCTTCCCGGAAAAATTAACATCTGAATAG
- a CDS encoding DUF167 domain-containing protein, whose protein sequence is MFEIKDGYIYIKIKAQPNSSKNKIAGKYGESLKVNIKAPAVEGAANKELIKFIGKEFKIPKSEIAIKGETSKQKVLIVPFRDDIIKKLEEINGH, encoded by the coding sequence ATGTTTGAGATTAAAGACGGATATATTTATATTAAAATAAAAGCGCAGCCGAATTCTTCTAAAAATAAAATAGCGGGTAAATACGGAGAAAGTTTAAAGGTAAATATAAAAGCTCCAGCTGTAGAAGGTGCGGCTAACAAAGAACTGATAAAATTTATCGGTAAAGAATTTAAAATTCCTAAAAGCGAGATTGCAATTAAAGGTGAAACAAGTAAACAGAAAGTTTTAATAGTGCCGTTTAGGGACGATATAATAAAAAAACTTGAGGAAATTAATGGTCACTAA